One window from the genome of Pandoraea fibrosis encodes:
- a CDS encoding amino acid ABC transporter permease — translation MHFSLNFAPLVPYWPVFLEGAWLTLKMTALSVVIGTAAGTLVAFAKRSRHRWLVRLCSIYIESVRNTPFLVQIFLLYFGLASLGVHMPTFAAAVIAMVINIGAYAAEIIRAGLESVPRGQIEAAECLGLSKWRIAWHVMLQPSIEKVYPALTTQFILMMQASAMASQISAEELTAVANTVQSDTFRSLETYIVVAALYLGLSLLVKLVAWAAGEYFFRRRRVVRRAAAQTVQAARRRAAASRTAGVSVTGATGTTGSNTAQRSAS, via the coding sequence ATGCATTTCTCGTTGAATTTCGCTCCGCTGGTGCCTTACTGGCCAGTTTTTCTCGAAGGCGCGTGGCTCACGCTCAAGATGACCGCTCTCTCGGTCGTGATCGGCACCGCTGCCGGCACGCTGGTCGCCTTTGCCAAGCGTAGCCGTCATCGCTGGCTCGTTCGTCTTTGCAGCATCTACATCGAGTCGGTCCGCAACACCCCTTTCCTCGTTCAGATCTTCCTGCTCTATTTCGGTCTCGCCAGCCTTGGCGTGCACATGCCGACGTTCGCCGCGGCGGTCATTGCGATGGTGATCAACATCGGGGCCTATGCGGCGGAGATCATTCGCGCCGGGCTCGAGTCGGTGCCACGCGGTCAGATCGAAGCCGCCGAATGTCTGGGGCTGTCGAAGTGGCGCATTGCGTGGCATGTCATGCTGCAACCGTCCATCGAGAAGGTGTACCCCGCCCTCACCACGCAATTCATTCTGATGATGCAGGCCTCGGCCATGGCATCGCAGATTTCCGCCGAAGAACTCACCGCCGTCGCCAACACCGTGCAGTCGGACACGTTCCGCTCGCTCGAGACGTACATCGTCGTGGCCGCGCTCTACCTCGGTCTGTCACTGCTGGTGAAGCTCGTGGCGTGGGCCGCCGGCGAGTATTTCTTCCGACGCCGCCGTGTCGTGCGACGCGCCGCCGCACAGACGGTACAGGCCGCGCGCCGACGCGCCGCCGCCTCGCGTACCGCGGGCGTGAGCGTCACGGGCGCAACAGGCACCACGGGCAGCAATACCGCACAACGGAGTGCCTCATGA
- a CDS encoding amino acid ABC transporter ATP-binding protein has product MSAIVKVNQIHKRFGDNPVLKGVSFEVERGKMVAIIGASGSGKSTALRCIDRLETIDEGSIEVCGIRVEDPQIDLHQLRREVGIVFQSYNLFPHLSVRENIMLALRHVKRLGRSEAEEVAKRVLAQVGLSDKADSYPEQLSGGQQQRVAIARSLAMSPKVMLFDEVTSALDPQLTGEVLRVMEDLAADGMTMLLVTHEMAFAKRVADQIIYMHQGKVWEVGPGEMLDNPQTPELRAFLANGL; this is encoded by the coding sequence ATGTCGGCAATCGTTAAGGTCAACCAGATTCACAAACGCTTCGGCGACAACCCGGTGCTCAAGGGCGTGTCGTTCGAAGTGGAGCGCGGCAAGATGGTCGCCATCATTGGCGCAAGCGGTTCGGGCAAGAGCACGGCGCTGCGCTGTATCGACCGTCTGGAAACCATCGACGAAGGCTCCATCGAAGTGTGCGGCATTCGCGTGGAAGATCCGCAGATCGACCTGCATCAACTGCGCCGCGAAGTCGGCATCGTCTTCCAGAGCTACAACCTCTTTCCACATCTGAGCGTGCGCGAGAACATCATGCTCGCGCTGCGTCATGTGAAGCGTCTCGGGCGCAGCGAAGCCGAGGAAGTCGCGAAGCGCGTGCTCGCGCAAGTGGGCCTCTCCGACAAGGCCGACAGCTATCCCGAGCAGCTCTCCGGTGGCCAGCAACAACGCGTGGCCATCGCACGTTCGCTCGCCATGTCGCCGAAAGTCATGCTGTTCGACGAAGTGACGTCGGCACTCGATCCGCAACTCACGGGCGAAGTGCTGCGCGTCATGGAAGATCTTGCCGCCGACGGCATGACAATGCTGCTCGTCACGCACGAAATGGCATTTGCCAAGCGTGTGGCCGATCAAATCATCTACATGCATCAGGGCAAGGTGTGGGAAGTCGGTCCGGGCGAGATGCTCGACAACCCGCAAACGCCCGAACTACGCGCATTCCTCGCCAACGGGCTGTAA
- a CDS encoding iron transporter, with the protein MRVKSLVAAVLLAGAATMAQAAEFPIGKPLNVAGMEINTVYLQPITMEPAGMMRDAAKSDIHLEADIHAIAKNPNGYAEGDWIPGLEITYKLQKVNKDGKPDGAAIEGLMMPMVASDGPHYGDNVKLAGVGKYKLTMVVNAPGTLQEFGCKMGGAPAAGAHAAHGGMGPWCFGRHVDKETGVGPWFKPITKEVDFTFSGIGKKGGY; encoded by the coding sequence ATGCGCGTGAAATCCCTCGTGGCAGCGGTGTTGCTTGCCGGTGCGGCCACCATGGCTCAGGCCGCCGAGTTTCCTATCGGTAAACCGCTGAATGTGGCGGGCATGGAAATCAACACGGTGTATCTCCAGCCGATCACGATGGAACCGGCCGGCATGATGCGCGATGCTGCCAAGTCGGACATCCACCTCGAGGCCGATATTCACGCGATCGCCAAGAACCCGAACGGTTACGCCGAAGGCGACTGGATTCCGGGGCTGGAAATCACGTACAAGCTGCAAAAAGTGAACAAGGACGGCAAGCCGGACGGCGCTGCCATCGAAGGCCTGATGATGCCGATGGTTGCGAGCGATGGCCCGCACTACGGCGATAACGTCAAGTTGGCAGGTGTCGGCAAGTACAAGCTGACGATGGTCGTCAACGCGCCGGGCACGCTTCAGGAATTCGGTTGCAAGATGGGGGGCGCGCCGGCCGCTGGCGCCCACGCCGCGCATGGCGGCATGGGCCCGTGGTGTTTCGGCCGTCACGTCGACAAGGAAACGGGCGTGGGTCCGTGGTTCAAGCCGATCACCAAGGAAGTCGATTTCACTTTCTCGGGTATTGGCAAGAAGGGTGGCTACTAA
- a CDS encoding amino acid ABC transporter permease, producing MIGNFSWTYFGYLVQSIGWTLVLSLIAFVLGSAGGFLVMLARISPRRWLRLPAQVFIEAIQGIPLLILLFIVYFGLSVYGFELPAIVAAALALMVYTSAYLGDIWRGCVEAMPRAQWEAAECLSFSRWQTLRLVIIPQAVRLSLPPTIGFLVQIIKMTSLASVIGFVELTRAGQIINNSIFQPFLVFSLVGVFYFVLCYPLSRWSASLEDRLNVGNR from the coding sequence ATGATCGGCAACTTTTCCTGGACCTATTTCGGGTATCTGGTGCAGTCCATCGGCTGGACGCTGGTGCTCTCGCTGATCGCGTTCGTACTGGGCAGTGCCGGTGGGTTTCTCGTGATGCTCGCGCGCATCTCGCCGCGTCGCTGGCTGCGCTTGCCCGCGCAAGTGTTCATCGAAGCGATTCAGGGCATTCCGCTGCTGATTCTGCTGTTCATCGTCTACTTCGGCCTGTCGGTATACGGCTTCGAGTTGCCCGCCATCGTGGCGGCCGCCCTCGCGCTGATGGTCTACACCAGCGCCTATCTGGGCGACATCTGGCGTGGATGCGTCGAAGCGATGCCGCGTGCACAGTGGGAAGCCGCCGAGTGCCTGTCGTTCTCGCGCTGGCAGACGCTGCGTCTCGTCATCATTCCGCAGGCCGTGCGTCTGTCGCTGCCGCCGACCATCGGCTTCCTCGTGCAGATCATCAAGATGACATCGCTCGCCTCGGTGATCGGTTTCGTGGAGCTCACCCGAGCCGGTCAGATCATCAACAACTCGATTTTCCAGCCCTTCCTCGTGTTCTCGCTGGTAGGGGTGTTTTATTTCGTGCTGTGCTACCCGCTCTCGCGCTGGAGCGCATCACTGGAGGACAGGCTCAATGTCGGCAATCGTTAA
- a CDS encoding Lrp/AsnC family transcriptional regulator, with the protein MTLSTTALDELDRNLLALLRVNARESTANLARRLGVARTTVVARIGRLEQAGVIAGYTVRLGQDAAGGGLQACVGISVQPRSGRDVMRRLNKMPEIHLLCTVSGEFDYVAWLHAASPDQLDGLLDTIGEIDGVTRTTTSVVLARKIDRGGVLP; encoded by the coding sequence ATGACATTGTCCACGACGGCACTCGACGAACTCGACCGTAATCTGCTCGCACTGCTGCGAGTGAATGCGCGCGAGAGCACGGCCAATCTCGCGCGCCGCCTCGGGGTGGCGCGCACGACTGTGGTGGCCCGCATCGGTCGGCTCGAACAGGCCGGCGTTATCGCCGGTTATACCGTGCGACTCGGGCAGGATGCGGCCGGCGGCGGGTTACAGGCCTGCGTCGGTATCAGTGTGCAGCCGCGCTCCGGGCGCGACGTGATGCGGCGTTTGAACAAGATGCCGGAGATCCACCTGCTGTGTACCGTCAGCGGTGAGTTCGACTATGTGGCCTGGTTGCACGCGGCGTCGCCGGATCAGCTCGACGGGCTGCTCGATACGATTGGCGAGATCGATGGGGTGACCCGCACGACGACGTCCGTGGTGCTGGCCCGGAAGATCGACCGGGGCGGCGTGCTGCCGTGA